From one Aeropyrum camini SY1 = JCM 12091 genomic stretch:
- a CDS encoding Trm112 family protein — MVRYYHLEMLACPECRNPRLMLYVVRERRSGMPPQPERLKCRRWCYLFDRPASTVPLSTCVSSCMEKEIEEGVLVCPVCGRWYPIVESIPVMMDDKYRDPDRDREIASRLAERVPEWVKLRASAPVPLEPRESGEG, encoded by the coding sequence ATGGTCAGGTACTACCACTTGGAGATGCTGGCTTGCCCCGAGTGCAGGAATCCCAGGTTGATGCTTTATGTGGTGAGAGAGAGGAGAAGCGGGATGCCGCCGCAGCCTGAGAGGCTAAAGTGCAGGCGGTGGTGCTACCTATTCGATAGGCCAGCGTCAACAGTCCCCCTCTCAACCTGTGTCTCGAGCTGTATGGAGAAGGAGATTGAGGAGGGGGTTCTAGTGTGTCCGGTGTGCGGCAGGTGGTACCCCATCGTGGAGAGCATACCAGTTATGATGGATGATAAGTATAGGGATCCCGATCGTGATAGGGAGATCGCCTCTAGGCTGGCGGAGCGCGTGCCAGAATGGGTGAAGCTTAGGGCGTCAGCACCAGTCCCCCTCGAGCCCCGCGAGTCCGGGGAGGGCTAG
- a CDS encoding endonuclease V, translating to MKGHCRFSASKAVKAQLLLRGKVKLESLNIDPRTALGLDASYSERGGVGIGAAVLTSLETLEPVDCKIYISRVCVPYIPGLLAFRELAVMAPAASPLSPKADVVMVDGHGIAHPRRFGIASHVGVILERPSIGVAKRKLTGRLVEEAGVRYVVQNGEKLAVVVGEPPRGVYVSPGHMITLEEAASVAKAAVKPGGWMPEPTRLADRISRAVKTIVKGQTLISYSHTSLCSARLGPGVEDLERPLLKAGIEVE from the coding sequence AAGGCCCAGCTCCTCCTTAGGGGGAAGGTTAAGCTCGAGTCCCTCAATATAGATCCCAGGACTGCTTTGGGGTTAGACGCCTCCTACTCCGAAAGGGGGGGTGTTGGCATTGGAGCCGCTGTACTCACCTCCCTAGAGACGCTGGAGCCCGTCGACTGCAAGATCTACATCTCCAGGGTCTGCGTACCATACATACCAGGGCTGCTGGCCTTCAGGGAGCTGGCTGTAATGGCCCCCGCAGCATCGCCTCTATCACCCAAGGCGGACGTCGTCATGGTGGATGGCCACGGCATAGCCCATCCACGCCGCTTCGGCATAGCAAGCCACGTGGGAGTAATCCTGGAGAGGCCGAGCATAGGGGTGGCTAAGAGGAAGCTGACGGGCAGGCTTGTGGAGGAGGCTGGCGTGAGGTATGTGGTCCAGAACGGGGAGAAGCTTGCTGTTGTGGTAGGCGAGCCCCCCAGAGGGGTCTACGTGTCCCCAGGCCACATGATAACTCTTGAGGAGGCTGCCTCAGTGGCGAAGGCGGCGGTCAAGCCTGGAGGGTGGATGCCGGAGCCAACTAGGCTAGCCGACAGGATAAGCAGGGCTGTAAAGACTATCGTTAAAGGCCAGACGCTGATAAGCTACAGCCACACGAGCCTCTGCAGCGCAAGGCTAGGCCCCGGCGTCGAGGACCTGGAGAGGCCGCTGCTAAAAGCAGGGATAGAGGTCGAGTAG